In Mycobacterium sp. Aquia_216, a genomic segment contains:
- the glf gene encoding UDP-galactopyranose mutase, whose amino-acid sequence MTARFDLLVVGSGFFGLTIAERVASQLGKRVLVVDRRPHIGGNAYSEAEPQTGIEVHKYGAHLFHTSNKRVWDYVRQFTDFTNYQHRVFALYKGQAYQFPMGLGLVSQFFGKYFTPEQARQLIAEQAAEIDTADAQNLEEKAISLIGRPLYEAFVKGYTAKQWQTDPRELPAANITRLPVRYTFDNRYFNDTYEGLPVGGYTAWLENMAADDRIEVRTHTDWFDVRDQLRAESPDAPVVYTGPLDRYFDYAEGRLGWRTLDFELEVLPVGDFQGTPVMNYNDPDVPYTRIHEFRHFHVERDYPTDKTVIMREYSRFAGADDEPYYPINTEADRALLAAYRARAKSETAASKVLFGGRLGTYQYLDMHMAIASALNMYDNILAPHLRDGVALLDGPASPQADPRPASSPTEIEEEGAHR is encoded by the coding sequence ATGACTGCACGTTTTGACCTCCTCGTCGTCGGCTCTGGATTCTTTGGCCTCACCATCGCCGAACGCGTGGCCAGCCAACTCGGGAAGCGGGTCCTTGTCGTCGACAGGCGCCCGCACATCGGCGGCAACGCCTATTCCGAAGCCGAGCCGCAGACCGGTATCGAGGTACACAAGTACGGCGCCCACCTGTTCCACACCTCGAACAAGAGGGTCTGGGATTACGTGCGCCAGTTCACCGATTTCACCAACTACCAGCACCGCGTGTTCGCCCTGTACAAGGGGCAGGCCTACCAGTTCCCGATGGGCCTGGGCCTGGTGTCGCAGTTCTTCGGCAAGTACTTCACCCCCGAGCAGGCCCGGCAGCTGATCGCCGAGCAGGCCGCCGAGATCGACACCGCCGACGCGCAGAACCTCGAGGAAAAGGCCATTTCGCTGATCGGCCGGCCGCTCTACGAGGCATTCGTCAAGGGCTACACCGCCAAGCAATGGCAGACCGATCCGAGGGAGCTGCCCGCAGCCAACATCACCCGGCTGCCGGTGCGCTACACCTTCGACAACCGCTACTTCAACGACACCTACGAAGGCCTGCCGGTCGGTGGTTACACCGCATGGCTGGAGAACATGGCCGCCGACGACCGCATCGAGGTCCGCACTCACACCGACTGGTTCGACGTCCGCGATCAACTGCGCGCCGAGAGCCCCGACGCCCCGGTCGTCTATACCGGCCCGCTGGACCGCTACTTCGATTACGCGGAGGGCCGGCTCGGCTGGCGCACCCTGGACTTCGAGCTCGAGGTCCTACCCGTCGGCGACTTCCAGGGCACACCGGTGATGAACTACAACGATCCCGACGTCCCCTACACCCGCATCCACGAGTTCCGTCATTTCCATGTCGAGCGCGACTACCCGACCGACAAGACCGTGATCATGCGGGAGTACTCCCGGTTCGCCGGCGCCGACGACGAGCCCTACTATCCGATTAACACCGAGGCCGACCGCGCCCTGTTGGCCGCCTATCGAGCGAGGGCGAAGTCCGAGACCGCTGCTTCGAAGGTTCTTTTCGGCGGGCGGTTGGGCACCTATCAGTATCTGGATATGCATATGGCGATTGCCAGCGCGCTGAACATGTACGACAACATCCTCGCGCCACACCTGCGCGACGGGGTCGCTCTACTGGATGGGCCGGCTTCTCCGCAGGCCGATCCACGGCCTGCATCGTCGCCGACCGAAATCGAAGAGGAAGGCGCGCACCGATGA